From a single Gemmatimonadota bacterium genomic region:
- a CDS encoding MMPL family transporter — translation MRGRRLLWVAATGAAVLAALTWVDLRPKVESDFFFSPDDPQLRTTQEIEQRFPGAQQIIVRAASPDPSSDAYLAALADLSSALQAVPGVTRLNSVTTERVGRSPLWTRLLLTPAEDATNVILTTETADPEAMVAALEGVLTTHERPDFALQMSGVPVIVELIRSSLFRDLRVFSVAALVVFGLLTAVIYRRAAVVWGTLLASGLACSLTLLIDQGVGLSIGLLTANIVTIVFVLTLSHVVFLTANARRWGAQRAIHLTFPASFWAMATTLLGFLSLTIASARPLRDLGMAGAIGTVVSILCAYLLFPAFLPERAESDEAPTPTTPDHDPRRWEPVGATPPPAPTLPHPPASSKRGLAVVAALFVSVAFIGLGIGRVDTDPVLLSYFKPGTELREGLEAVDQDGGSSTLEIVVRDRSGGRLDEDESIARLWAFQDSLESMAEVGVVVSAPVLIGHARLQPLAGFLSTRQLADILESPAQGRIGRAFLSSDRQETRFLARMHEAERTQTRADIIEGIRVKAAQVGLQPVLVGGVYELQGQLGRLIASSLRLGLGGLLLLFIGIGLVVSRSGRVTGVMFACLLSIPLVVLGTFGHLRIPIDMITSPAANVALALGVDSMIHLVLRARALGDWNEARRQMTQPVLAATLIIAAGFGLFGLSTFPPTARFGLAVMLGTTTAATMALLVLPTVGRHRLAGALIPVRSGDPPQP, via the coding sequence GTGAGGGGCCGGCGCCTCCTCTGGGTCGCGGCCACAGGGGCGGCCGTCCTGGCCGCGCTCACCTGGGTGGATTTGAGGCCGAAGGTCGAGAGCGACTTCTTCTTCTCGCCGGACGATCCCCAGCTCCGCACCACGCAGGAGATCGAACAGCGGTTCCCGGGGGCCCAGCAGATCATCGTGCGCGCGGCCTCTCCCGACCCGAGCTCCGACGCCTACCTGGCGGCTCTGGCCGACCTGAGCAGTGCCCTGCAGGCCGTGCCCGGCGTGACCCGCCTCAACAGCGTGACCACGGAGCGCGTGGGTCGTAGCCCGCTCTGGACCCGGCTGTTGCTCACCCCCGCGGAGGACGCCACCAATGTGATCCTGACCACGGAGACGGCGGACCCGGAGGCCATGGTCGCCGCGCTGGAGGGTGTGCTGACCACCCACGAGCGCCCCGACTTCGCGCTGCAGATGTCCGGTGTGCCCGTCATCGTCGAGCTGATCCGCAGCAGCCTGTTCCGCGACCTCCGGGTCTTCAGCGTCGCAGCGCTGGTCGTCTTCGGGTTGCTGACCGCGGTGATCTACCGACGCGCGGCCGTCGTCTGGGGGACTCTGCTGGCGAGTGGTCTGGCGTGCAGCCTCACGCTGCTGATCGATCAGGGGGTCGGCCTGTCCATTGGCCTGCTCACCGCCAACATCGTCACCATCGTCTTCGTGCTCACGCTTTCGCACGTCGTGTTCCTGACCGCCAACGCGCGTCGGTGGGGAGCGCAGCGGGCCATTCACCTCACCTTCCCGGCCTCGTTCTGGGCGATGGCCACGACGCTCCTCGGGTTCCTCTCGCTCACGATCGCCAGCGCGCGCCCCCTGCGGGATCTCGGCATGGCGGGTGCGATCGGGACCGTCGTTTCCATCCTGTGCGCCTACCTGCTGTTCCCTGCCTTCCTGCCGGAGCGTGCCGAGTCGGATGAAGCGCCGACGCCCACGACTCCGGACCATGACCCGCGTCGCTGGGAGCCGGTGGGCGCAACTCCGCCTCCCGCGCCCACTCTTCCCCACCCGCCTGCATCGTCGAAGCGCGGGCTGGCCGTCGTCGCGGCGCTGTTCGTATCGGTTGCCTTCATCGGTTTGGGCATCGGTCGCGTGGACACCGATCCGGTGCTGCTCAGCTACTTCAAACCGGGGACCGAGCTACGCGAAGGGCTGGAGGCCGTCGACCAGGACGGTGGCAGCAGCACCTTGGAGATCGTGGTGCGCGACCGCAGCGGCGGACGTCTGGACGAGGACGAGAGCATCGCACGACTGTGGGCGTTCCAGGACTCCCTCGAGTCGATGGCGGAAGTCGGAGTGGTCGTCTCGGCTCCGGTGCTGATCGGCCATGCGCGGTTGCAGCCGCTGGCGGGATTCTTGAGTACCCGCCAGTTGGCCGACATCCTGGAGTCCCCCGCCCAGGGGCGGATCGGTCGGGCCTTCCTTTCCTCGGATCGGCAGGAGACGCGCTTCCTGGCTCGCATGCACGAGGCGGAGCGGACGCAAACGCGCGCCGACATCATCGAGGGGATCCGCGTCAAGGCAGCGCAGGTAGGCCTGCAACCGGTGTTGGTGGGTGGAGTCTACGAGCTACAGGGGCAATTGGGACGGCTGATCGCGTCGAGTCTCCGCCTGGGACTGGGCGGGCTGCTGCTCCTGTTCATCGGCATCGGGCTCGTGGTCTCGAGGTCCGGCCGCGTCACCGGGGTGATGTTCGCGTGCCTTCTTTCCATCCCCCTCGTTGTACTGGGAACGTTCGGGCACCTGCGCATCCCGATCGACATGATCACGTCACCTGCGGCCAACGTGGCGCTGGCGCTCGGCGTCGACTCCATGATCCACCTGGTGCTGCGGGCCCGCGCGCTGGGCGACTGGAACGAAGCGCGTCGTCAGATGACCCAACCGGTGCTGGCGGCGACGCTCATCATCGCGGCCGGCTTCGGTCTCTTCGGACTCTCGACCTTCCCCCCTACGGCGCGGTTCGGACTGGCCGTGATGCTGGGCACGACCACGGCGGCCACCATGGCCCTGCTGGTGCTCCCGACGGTGGGGCGGCATCGACTGGCGGGGGCGCTGATTCCGGTCAGATCCGGCGATCCGCCACAGCCTTGA
- a CDS encoding CBS domain-containing protein, with amino-acid sequence MLVSDLMTRDVFTLTPDLTLRLAVEELGEHGVHGAPVVTDGAVVGVCSTSDILDFQASEPGVPTSRPDLMEWGEAVVQTPVDDEEEAEPASPYFVDYWEDAGADVFERFSEPGPEWDVLEEHVVGDVMTRRVYALGPGADLADAARFMVDAGAHRLLVLDGAHLVGILSAWDVLKAVADRRI; translated from the coding sequence GTGTTGGTATCCGACCTGATGACTCGGGACGTGTTCACGCTCACGCCGGATCTCACCCTTCGACTGGCCGTCGAGGAGTTGGGGGAGCACGGAGTGCATGGGGCCCCGGTGGTGACGGACGGAGCGGTGGTCGGCGTGTGCTCGACCTCCGACATCCTGGACTTCCAGGCGTCGGAGCCTGGCGTACCGACGTCGAGACCCGACCTGATGGAGTGGGGTGAAGCCGTGGTGCAGACCCCCGTCGACGACGAGGAGGAGGCCGAGCCGGCCAGCCCCTACTTCGTGGACTACTGGGAAGATGCCGGCGCCGACGTGTTCGAGCGCTTCTCGGAGCCCGGCCCCGAGTGGGACGTGCTCGAAGAACACGTTGTGGGGGACGTCATGACCCGCCGTGTCTACGCGCTCGGTCCCGGGGCGGATCTGGCCGACGCCGCACGCTTCATGGTCGATGCGGGCGCCCACCGCCTGCTCGTGCTCGACGGCGCCCACCTCGTGGGGATCCTCTCGGCGTGGGACGTCCTCAAGGCTGTGGCGGATCGCCGGATCTGA
- a CDS encoding CBS domain-containing protein, protein MSAGRICTRVVQTATAHEPVFDAARRMRDHHVGTLVVVDDDRRPIGIVTDRDLTVRCVAEGCNPANTHLSDVMTRVVSCVEEDTPIEAALSTMAAAKTRRMVVTGTDGRLEGVLSLDDVIDLLVEEAGTIGRLLRSQAPV, encoded by the coding sequence ATGTCAGCTGGCAGGATCTGTACGCGTGTTGTCCAAACCGCCACCGCGCACGAGCCGGTCTTCGACGCGGCTCGCAGGATGCGGGACCACCACGTCGGCACCTTGGTGGTGGTCGATGACGATCGCCGCCCGATCGGGATCGTGACCGACCGCGACCTCACCGTCCGTTGCGTCGCGGAAGGCTGCAATCCCGCGAACACGCACCTCTCGGACGTCATGACCCGGGTCGTGAGTTGTGTCGAAGAGGACACGCCGATCGAGGCCGCGCTTTCGACCATGGCCGCCGCCAAGACGCGCCGCATGGTCGTCACCGGCACGGACGGTCGCCTGGAGGGGGTGCTTTCCCTCGACGACGTCATCGACCTGCTTGTGGAGGAGGCCGGCACGATTGGACGGTTGCTCCGCTCGCAGGCGCCCGTCTAG
- a CDS encoding HPF/RaiA family ribosome-associated protein, which translates to MQIPLELSYRHLEPSASIDSFIRERVDRLDRPAARLTSCRVMCEMPHRSQNRGNLYHIRIDLTLPGGEIVVDRNPPAHQAHEELGQAIGEAFDEAERRLNRFLDLQRGDVKRREASPRGHVVELFPGEGYGFLESSDGMRVYFHENSVLRGGFGGLDLGSEVKFEWEQGDQGPQAVRVAPTGRTQEAPAG; encoded by the coding sequence ATGCAGATCCCACTGGAACTGAGCTATCGGCACCTGGAGCCCTCCGCGTCCATCGACTCCTTCATCCGCGAGCGGGTGGACCGATTGGACCGCCCCGCCGCCCGCCTGACGAGTTGCCGGGTGATGTGCGAGATGCCCCACCGCAGCCAGAACCGTGGAAACCTGTACCACATCCGCATCGACCTCACGCTCCCGGGCGGAGAGATCGTGGTCGATCGGAATCCGCCCGCCCATCAGGCCCACGAGGAGCTCGGCCAGGCCATCGGCGAAGCGTTCGACGAGGCCGAGCGTCGCCTGAACCGCTTCCTCGACCTGCAGCGGGGAGACGTGAAGCGACGAGAGGCCTCTCCCCGAGGCCACGTGGTCGAGCTCTTCCCCGGCGAAGGGTACGGATTCCTGGAGTCGTCGGACGGCATGCGCGTGTACTTCCACGAGAACAGCGTGCTGCGCGGCGGCTTCGGGGGACTGGATCTGGGATCGGAAGTGAAGTTCGAGTGGGAGCAGGGCGACCAGGGTCCCCAGGCCGTCCGGGTGGCTCCCACGGGTCGGACGCAGGAAGCCCCCGCCGGGTGA
- a CDS encoding M3 family metallopeptidase, whose protein sequence is MNPLLEDAVLVPFDRIRADDVEPGIRQALSDAQADLDALKADGAEPTWDGTLGRLDALAERLSRRIAPASHLISVAQSPELRDAYNAVLPDITAFWSSLHLDPALWARIEGYAGTSEAEALTGLRRRHLEKTLREFRRAGADLPPAAKARLREIHVELASLEQKFSENVLDATAAYELHIADEARLEGVPEAARRRARARAKEQDKEGWLLTLDYPSVEPILKHCADRALRKEIYTAHALRCREGAFDNRSLIARILRLRDELASVLGYATFADYQLEDRMARSGARARAFEADLVDRTRPYWQRDVEQLREHASFLDLDELRPWDVAFLIEKLRKAHFDLDAEALRPYFPLDRVLAGMFEIVERVFGFRVRERENSEVWHPDVQTYELLDEAGTVLGVFYTDWFPRKEKRPGAWMDAFATGGPTSDGFRPHVGTICGNFTPPQDGTPALLTHEEVETTFHEFGHLLHHCTSRVEIPSRAGIHVAWDWVELPSQIMENWTWQREALDLFARHHETGERLPAELYGKMIGARRFMGGWTQMRQLSFGTVDLDLHLNEAGRLRREHRHLENADLHEGIEVMEHARGRFAEFAPTPEFADYHLLTSFSHLFAGGYAAGYYSYLWSEVLDADAFTRFQESGVLDPTTGRAYVRSILSRGDAEDPEVLFREFMGRDPDPEALLERNLGPALDPTAV, encoded by the coding sequence ATGAATCCCCTTCTTGAAGATGCGGTGCTGGTCCCCTTCGATCGCATCCGCGCCGACGACGTAGAACCCGGTATCCGGCAGGCCCTGTCCGACGCCCAGGCGGATCTGGATGCCCTGAAGGCCGATGGGGCCGAGCCCACCTGGGACGGCACCCTGGGCCGACTGGACGCCCTGGCGGAGCGACTCTCGCGCCGAATCGCTCCGGCGTCGCACCTGATCTCCGTGGCACAGAGCCCGGAGCTTCGGGATGCGTACAACGCGGTGTTGCCCGACATCACGGCATTCTGGTCGAGCCTCCACCTGGATCCGGCCCTGTGGGCACGCATCGAGGGCTATGCCGGCACCTCGGAAGCCGAAGCACTCACAGGTCTGCGACGCCGACACCTCGAAAAGACGCTGCGCGAGTTCCGCCGTGCGGGCGCGGACCTGCCCCCGGCCGCCAAGGCCCGGCTACGCGAGATCCACGTGGAGCTGGCGAGCCTCGAACAGAAGTTCTCCGAGAACGTGCTGGACGCGACGGCAGCCTACGAGCTGCACATCGCCGACGAAGCGCGTCTGGAGGGGGTTCCCGAAGCCGCGCGCCGGCGTGCACGGGCGCGGGCTAAGGAGCAGGACAAGGAAGGATGGCTCCTCACCCTCGACTATCCCTCGGTGGAGCCCATCCTCAAGCACTGCGCGGACCGAGCCCTGCGCAAGGAGATCTATACGGCGCACGCCTTGCGCTGCCGGGAGGGCGCTTTCGACAACCGCAGCCTCATTGCGCGCATCCTCAGGCTGCGCGACGAGCTGGCCTCCGTCCTGGGCTACGCCACGTTCGCCGACTATCAACTCGAGGACCGGATGGCGCGTTCCGGGGCGCGGGCGCGCGCCTTCGAAGCGGACCTGGTGGATCGAACGCGGCCCTACTGGCAGCGAGACGTCGAGCAGCTACGAGAGCACGCCTCGTTCCTGGACCTCGACGAGCTGAGGCCCTGGGACGTCGCCTTCTTGATCGAAAAGCTGCGCAAAGCCCACTTCGACCTGGACGCCGAGGCGTTGCGTCCCTACTTCCCGCTGGACCGCGTCCTGGCCGGCATGTTCGAGATCGTCGAGCGCGTCTTCGGGTTTCGCGTCCGAGAGCGTGAAAACTCCGAGGTCTGGCACCCCGACGTGCAGACCTATGAGCTGTTGGACGAAGCGGGTACGGTGCTGGGCGTGTTCTATACCGACTGGTTTCCGCGTAAGGAGAAGCGGCCGGGGGCCTGGATGGACGCGTTCGCCACGGGCGGTCCCACTTCCGACGGGTTCCGGCCGCACGTCGGGACCATCTGCGGCAACTTCACACCTCCGCAGGACGGCACGCCTGCGCTGCTGACCCACGAGGAGGTGGAAACCACCTTCCACGAGTTCGGGCACCTGCTACACCACTGCACGTCGCGAGTGGAGATTCCCAGCCGGGCGGGGATCCATGTCGCCTGGGACTGGGTGGAGCTGCCCTCGCAGATCATGGAGAACTGGACGTGGCAGCGAGAGGCGCTGGATCTGTTCGCCCGGCACCACGAGACCGGTGAGCGGCTTCCCGCCGAGCTCTACGGCAAGATGATCGGCGCTCGACGTTTCATGGGTGGTTGGACGCAGATGCGTCAGCTCTCTTTCGGCACCGTTGACCTGGACCTGCACCTCAACGAGGCCGGGCGCTTGCGCCGCGAGCATCGGCATCTGGAGAACGCCGACCTGCACGAGGGGATCGAGGTGATGGAGCATGCGCGTGGACGCTTTGCTGAGTTCGCGCCCACGCCCGAGTTCGCCGACTACCACCTGCTGACCTCGTTCAGCCACCTGTTCGCGGGTGGCTACGCCGCCGGCTACTATAGCTACCTCTGGTCCGAGGTGCTGGACGCCGATGCCTTCACGCGCTTCCAGGAGAGCGGGGTGTTGGACCCGACGACGGGCCGCGCCTACGTGCGTTCGATCCTCTCACGCGGCGACGCCGAAGATCCTGAGGTG